The following are from one region of the Leucobacter sp. Psy1 genome:
- a CDS encoding NCS2 family permease, with protein MSDVSQSAHMTGQDPGGRRSALDRFFEITARGSSVRQELRGGIVAFVAMAYIVVLNPLILGGSTDVEGTSLDFAQLTAVTGLVAGVTTILFGVVARLPFALAAGLGMNSFLAVAVVQEVTWPEAMGLVIINGVIIVVLGATGIRTAIFHAVPAQLKVAITVGIGLFIAFIGFVNSGFVTRTPAGPPVQLGQDGSISSLPTLVFIFALVLIGVLVARRVPGGILIGMVVATLLAIVIQAFARLGTVGDPENPDPQGWNLGAPELPGQIVALPDFGLVGAFDLFGAFERIGMLAAVMLVFTLVFTNFFDAMGTMTGLARNAGLSLPDGTFPRIRGAFIVEGIGAVAGGGASASSNTVFVDAAAGIAEGARTGLAACITGALFLLSMFFAPLIGVIPMEAGAAALVIVGAMMVTQVREIDMTDFRVSLPVFLTMVTMPLTYSIANGIGVGFISWALIHAMTGRAKQVHWLLWVVSFGFLLYFVRGPLTALLGG; from the coding sequence ATGTCCGATGTTTCCCAATCCGCTCACATGACCGGACAAGATCCGGGTGGACGCCGCTCCGCCCTCGACCGATTCTTCGAAATCACCGCACGGGGATCCTCCGTGCGTCAAGAACTGCGCGGAGGCATCGTCGCCTTCGTGGCGATGGCCTACATCGTCGTCCTGAACCCTCTGATCCTCGGCGGGTCGACCGATGTCGAGGGGACCAGCCTCGACTTCGCGCAGCTCACGGCCGTCACGGGACTCGTCGCGGGGGTGACGACCATTCTCTTCGGGGTCGTCGCCCGGCTGCCGTTCGCGCTGGCCGCCGGTCTCGGCATGAACAGCTTTCTCGCGGTTGCCGTCGTGCAGGAGGTGACCTGGCCAGAGGCGATGGGACTCGTCATCATCAACGGGGTGATCATCGTCGTCCTCGGGGCAACCGGGATCCGCACGGCGATCTTCCACGCCGTCCCCGCGCAGCTCAAGGTAGCGATCACCGTCGGCATCGGGCTCTTCATCGCGTTCATCGGGTTCGTGAACTCCGGATTCGTCACGCGCACGCCGGCGGGACCGCCGGTGCAACTCGGCCAGGACGGGTCCATCAGTTCACTCCCTACGTTGGTCTTCATCTTCGCGCTCGTGCTCATCGGCGTGCTCGTCGCCCGTCGCGTGCCTGGCGGGATCCTGATCGGCATGGTGGTCGCGACGCTTCTCGCCATCGTCATCCAGGCCTTCGCTCGCCTGGGAACCGTTGGCGATCCGGAGAACCCGGACCCGCAGGGGTGGAACCTGGGAGCCCCTGAGCTGCCAGGTCAGATCGTCGCCCTGCCCGATTTCGGGCTTGTCGGCGCCTTCGACCTCTTCGGAGCCTTCGAACGGATCGGCATGCTGGCCGCCGTGATGCTCGTCTTCACGCTGGTGTTCACGAACTTCTTCGATGCCATGGGCACGATGACGGGACTCGCACGGAATGCCGGGCTCTCCCTCCCCGACGGAACGTTCCCCCGCATTCGCGGCGCCTTCATCGTCGAGGGCATCGGCGCCGTCGCGGGCGGCGGTGCCTCGGCGTCGTCGAACACCGTCTTCGTCGACGCGGCGGCCGGGATCGCGGAGGGCGCTCGCACCGGCCTCGCCGCCTGCATCACCGGAGCGCTCTTCCTGCTGTCGATGTTCTTCGCACCCCTCATCGGCGTCATCCCGATGGAGGCTGGTGCGGCGGCGCTCGTCATCGTCGGCGCGATGATGGTCACCCAGGTGCGCGAGATCGACATGACCGACTTCCGGGTCTCGCTCCCCGTCTTCCTCACGATGGTCACGATGCCGCTGACCTACTCGATCGCGAACGGCATCGGCGTCGGCTTCATCTCGTGGGCGCTGATCCACGCGATGACCGGGAGGGCGAAGCAGGTGCACTGGCTCCTGTGGGTGGTCTCCTTCGGCTTCCTGCTGTACTTCGTCCGTGGCCCCCTCACCGCTTTGTTGGGCGGTTGA
- a CDS encoding MarR family winged helix-turn-helix transcriptional regulator, whose amino-acid sequence MSETRPVLHAIQELSDALDQMFAGMREDMGMRPTDLSALRMLAIRERRGEEVTPQALARHLGITTASSTALLDRLTGQGHVDRIVHPDDRRSRLVTLTPHARATFFEHFWPRIRMMSDVAERYDEAELAVITDFMHHLADAVARPNDGEHYVAPAR is encoded by the coding sequence GTGAGTGAGACCCGCCCCGTGCTGCATGCGATCCAGGAGCTCTCTGACGCCCTCGACCAGATGTTCGCGGGCATGCGAGAGGACATGGGTATGCGCCCGACCGATCTGAGCGCACTTCGCATGCTCGCGATTCGTGAACGCCGCGGCGAAGAGGTCACTCCGCAAGCTTTGGCCCGGCATCTCGGCATTACGACGGCGTCGTCGACGGCGCTCCTCGATCGCCTGACCGGGCAAGGCCACGTGGATCGGATCGTCCACCCGGACGATCGTCGATCCCGTCTCGTCACGCTGACCCCGCATGCTCGGGCCACCTTCTTCGAGCACTTCTGGCCCCGCATTCGCATGATGAGCGACGTGGCCGAGCGCTACGACGAGGCAGAGCTCGCCGTCATCACTGACTTCATGCACCACTTGGCCGACGCCGTCGCACGTCCGAACGATGGAGAACACTATGTCGCACCAGCGCGTTAA
- a CDS encoding MMPL family transporter yields the protein MSHQRVKQSPHRPGLGLRVVIPAVLAVLWLSWTAWGGQVFGVISEVTTNDQATFLPADAESTRALDLSEQFTDSDSVPATIIAAKESALSPDDLAEARDVAERAQDIDGVDQVIPPQPSEDQEAVQILVLLAEDSSEGGALEELRTLVADDFTGDWTAHVTGPAAFSNDLTGAFAGIDGLLLIVALVAVFVILVVVYRSILLPILVLLSSMAALCAAISVIYLMAQAEWIQLNGQVQGILSILVIGAATDYSLLLVARYREELLAERSRFTALWTALRRSTPPVLASGGTVAIALLCLLFSDLNSNRALGPVAAAGIVFSMAATLTFLPALLALTGRWVFWPRIPRSAGGTETSGDAAPHARHGARAGLWGRVARGVEARPRAIWIVVTVVLLAGAVGVTDLKANGIAQSDVVLGETETKAGQELLEQHFDAGTGAPANVFVESGEADAALTAVEGVSGVASAYLVSDSGAPARGADDARVESGMVEISATLADPGDSLEAEQTIIDLRDSLSEIDGETLVGGTTATQLDTNVTAQRDLRVIIPLVLLVIGVILIALLRSLVTPLILIATTVLSYLTALGISAWVFNHLFKFPGADPTVPLFGFMFLVALGVDYNIFLMTRAREEARAHGATEGLLRSLVVTGGVITSAGIVLAATFSALAVLPLMFMVQLAFLVALGVFIDTFIVRTLQVPALGVDLGRRIWWPSRLARAERDGAIG from the coding sequence ATGTCGCACCAGCGCGTTAAGCAGTCACCCCATCGGCCGGGCCTCGGTCTGCGCGTCGTGATTCCCGCCGTTCTGGCGGTCCTCTGGCTCTCCTGGACCGCGTGGGGCGGTCAGGTGTTCGGGGTCATCTCCGAGGTGACGACGAACGATCAGGCTACCTTCCTGCCAGCCGACGCCGAGTCGACGCGCGCACTCGATCTGAGTGAGCAGTTCACCGACTCCGATTCGGTGCCGGCAACGATCATCGCCGCGAAGGAGTCTGCGCTTTCCCCGGATGACCTCGCGGAGGCTCGGGATGTCGCTGAGCGTGCTCAAGACATCGACGGAGTGGATCAGGTGATCCCCCCGCAGCCGTCCGAAGACCAGGAGGCCGTGCAGATTTTAGTGCTCCTCGCGGAGGACTCCTCCGAGGGGGGCGCCCTCGAGGAACTGCGCACGCTGGTAGCCGACGACTTCACCGGCGACTGGACCGCTCACGTCACGGGACCCGCCGCTTTCTCGAACGATCTCACCGGCGCGTTCGCGGGGATCGACGGTCTCCTCCTGATCGTGGCGCTCGTCGCGGTGTTCGTGATTCTCGTCGTCGTCTACCGCTCGATCCTGCTGCCGATCCTCGTGCTCCTCTCGTCGATGGCCGCGCTGTGCGCCGCCATCTCCGTTATTTACCTGATGGCGCAGGCCGAATGGATTCAGCTCAACGGACAGGTCCAGGGCATCCTTTCGATCCTGGTCATCGGTGCCGCGACCGACTACTCATTGCTGCTGGTCGCCCGCTACCGAGAAGAACTGCTCGCCGAGCGCTCGAGGTTCACGGCTTTGTGGACGGCCCTGCGCCGCTCGACCCCGCCCGTCCTTGCTTCGGGAGGCACCGTCGCCATCGCCCTCCTCTGCCTGCTGTTCTCGGATCTGAACTCGAACCGGGCACTCGGGCCGGTCGCAGCGGCGGGCATCGTCTTTTCGATGGCGGCCACGTTGACGTTCCTGCCGGCGCTCCTCGCCCTCACGGGCAGGTGGGTTTTCTGGCCTCGGATCCCTCGGTCGGCAGGGGGAACCGAGACGAGCGGCGACGCCGCGCCCCACGCGAGGCACGGCGCACGTGCGGGGCTCTGGGGGCGTGTTGCCCGCGGCGTCGAGGCGCGGCCGCGAGCGATCTGGATCGTGGTCACGGTGGTGCTGCTCGCCGGAGCTGTCGGTGTGACGGATCTGAAGGCCAACGGTATCGCGCAGTCCGACGTCGTCCTCGGTGAGACCGAGACGAAAGCGGGGCAGGAGCTGCTCGAGCAGCACTTCGATGCGGGTACAGGGGCGCCGGCGAATGTCTTCGTCGAGTCCGGAGAGGCGGACGCGGCACTGACCGCCGTCGAAGGGGTTTCCGGCGTCGCGAGCGCGTACCTGGTGAGCGATTCCGGGGCTCCCGCGCGCGGAGCTGACGACGCCCGGGTGGAGTCGGGGATGGTGGAGATCTCCGCCACGCTCGCCGACCCGGGTGATTCTCTCGAGGCCGAGCAGACGATCATCGACCTGCGCGACTCACTGTCGGAAATCGACGGTGAAACGCTCGTGGGCGGCACCACGGCGACGCAGCTCGACACGAACGTGACCGCGCAGCGGGATCTCCGCGTCATCATCCCGCTCGTCCTGCTCGTGATCGGCGTGATCCTGATCGCCCTGCTGCGGTCGCTGGTGACGCCGCTGATCCTGATCGCGACGACGGTGCTGTCCTATCTCACCGCGCTCGGCATCTCGGCATGGGTCTTCAATCACCTGTTCAAGTTCCCCGGTGCAGACCCGACGGTGCCCCTGTTCGGATTCATGTTCCTCGTCGCGCTCGGCGTCGACTACAACATTTTCCTCATGACCCGTGCGCGTGAGGAAGCCCGTGCTCACGGTGCGACCGAGGGGCTGCTCCGGTCGCTCGTCGTGACGGGAGGAGTGATCACCTCGGCGGGCATCGTGCTCGCCGCGACCTTCTCGGCACTGGCCGTGCTGCCCCTCATGTTCATGGTGCAGCTCGCATTCCTGGTGGCGCTCGGGGTCTTCATCGACACCTTCATCGTGCGCACCCTGCAGGTGCCGGCGCTCGGCGTCGACCTCGGCCGGCGCATCTGGTGGCCGTCCCGCCTCGCGCGGGCGGAGCGGGACGGCGCGATCGGCTAG
- a CDS encoding 3-hydroxyacyl-CoA dehydrogenase family protein, translating to MGHRLPANITDRAIVIIGGGTLGRRIAAVFASGGAAVRLVDPSEEQRAAARTYVAETAPELRSKLEAPTGELHELEVHGTPEEAAPGAWLIIEAVPERLDIKRPLFGTLDRVADADALLATNSSSYASREVITEVEHPERVFNMHFAMPPQSMAVELMSDGQTADGIMEFLDRELRAFGIIPFIAAKESTGFIFNRIWAAIKRESLTVVAEGVSTPEDVDGIMRANMGLAAGPFQLMDQVGLDVVLDIEEHYVSQFPSLPTVARDFVRSYVDAGKLGRKSGEGFYRYGD from the coding sequence ATGGGCCATCGGCTGCCGGCCAATATCACCGACCGTGCGATCGTGATCATCGGAGGGGGAACGCTGGGCCGTCGCATCGCCGCCGTCTTCGCGAGCGGCGGGGCCGCCGTCCGGCTGGTCGACCCCTCGGAGGAGCAGCGCGCGGCGGCGCGGACCTACGTCGCCGAGACGGCCCCCGAACTGCGGAGCAAGCTCGAAGCACCCACCGGGGAGCTGCACGAGCTCGAGGTTCACGGCACTCCTGAGGAGGCCGCGCCCGGCGCATGGTTGATCATCGAGGCCGTGCCCGAGCGACTGGATATCAAGCGGCCACTGTTCGGCACGCTCGATCGCGTCGCCGATGCCGATGCGCTGCTCGCGACGAACTCCTCGTCCTACGCCTCGCGTGAGGTCATCACCGAGGTCGAACATCCGGAGCGCGTGTTCAACATGCACTTCGCGATGCCGCCGCAGAGCATGGCGGTCGAGCTCATGAGTGACGGGCAGACAGCCGACGGGATCATGGAGTTCCTGGACCGTGAACTCCGGGCCTTCGGCATCATCCCGTTCATCGCGGCGAAGGAAAGCACCGGGTTCATCTTCAACCGCATCTGGGCGGCGATCAAGCGGGAGTCACTCACCGTCGTCGCCGAGGGCGTGAGCACACCCGAGGACGTGGATGGCATCATGCGGGCGAACATGGGGCTCGCGGCGGGCCCGTTCCAACTGATGGATCAGGTCGGACTCGACGTCGTACTCGACATCGAGGAGCACTACGTGTCGCAGTTCCCGTCGCTCCCGACCGTCGCCCGTGACTTCGTCCGCTCGTACGTCGACGCGGGCAAGCTCGGCCGCAAGAGCGGCGAGGGCTTCTACCGCTACGGGGACTAG
- a CDS encoding TetR/AcrR family transcriptional regulator, with translation MAASDVRRRANTRARLLDAVETLLPESGTTGLRIDDICGRAGFTRGAFYSNFASVDDVLFALYERKTERLLKRVAAAQVFPDAEMGAGELGAEAAVERFLRIVPADPHWYALRAAFALRVSADPAVADALHVHAEDLRRGLTPFVEDLAAFSGLELAVDPAEATRVIIAAHVGAVLQGVLVEEPERLRRNTVLSTLRGLAAPATTQPASIPTPEVPSRGGNAMESPVIYALTASPGGVHRIEPRTGAVERLAAISGEVPDGIVIDPEAREAVFTLMGAPDSAFEPGIEPPFTRPNGSVAAVPLAGGEPRTLVERGAFTTGKQLARDPGSGRLFWSDREGCGVYRSERDGSDVTLLVRTAGMTPASAEDQCVGVAADPVGGFIYWTQKGPSKGGKGRILRAGLELPSGDSAEARSDIEVLWEGLPEPIDLELDLDSGVLFWTDRGAEPDGNTLNRAPIPARGERGASPEILARGFREAIGLAVDRRRGVAYVSDLGGSIHEIDIASGEDRVVAKFPGGVTGIALGDRRE, from the coding sequence ATGGCAGCATCCGACGTTCGGCGTCGAGCGAACACCCGGGCGCGCCTGCTCGACGCGGTCGAAACTCTGCTCCCGGAGAGCGGGACGACGGGCCTCAGGATCGATGACATCTGCGGGCGGGCCGGGTTCACTCGCGGGGCGTTCTACTCGAATTTCGCCTCGGTCGACGACGTGCTCTTCGCGCTGTACGAGCGGAAGACGGAGCGACTGCTCAAGCGGGTTGCCGCCGCGCAGGTGTTCCCGGATGCAGAGATGGGAGCGGGCGAACTCGGAGCGGAGGCCGCGGTCGAGCGGTTCCTGCGGATCGTTCCCGCGGACCCGCATTGGTACGCCCTGCGCGCCGCGTTCGCGCTCCGCGTCTCGGCGGATCCCGCCGTCGCCGACGCGCTGCACGTGCACGCGGAAGATCTTCGCCGCGGACTCACGCCGTTCGTCGAGGATCTCGCCGCGTTCTCCGGCCTGGAACTCGCCGTCGATCCCGCCGAAGCGACCCGCGTGATCATCGCCGCTCACGTGGGTGCCGTATTGCAGGGCGTGCTGGTGGAGGAGCCCGAGCGCCTCCGCCGGAACACCGTTCTCTCAACGCTCCGCGGACTCGCGGCACCCGCGACGACGCAACCGGCATCGATCCCGACGCCGGAAGTACCGAGCAGAGGAGGCAATGCTATGGAGTCACCCGTCATCTACGCCCTCACCGCATCGCCAGGAGGGGTGCACCGTATCGAACCGAGGACCGGTGCCGTCGAGCGGCTCGCAGCGATCAGCGGCGAGGTTCCCGACGGCATCGTGATCGATCCCGAGGCCAGGGAAGCGGTGTTCACTCTGATGGGTGCTCCTGACTCGGCGTTCGAACCGGGTATCGAGCCGCCGTTCACGCGTCCGAACGGGTCGGTCGCGGCAGTGCCACTGGCAGGTGGGGAACCGCGGACCCTGGTCGAGCGCGGCGCCTTCACGACGGGCAAGCAGCTCGCGCGCGACCCGGGCAGCGGCCGGCTGTTCTGGTCCGATCGCGAGGGCTGCGGCGTGTACAGGAGCGAACGCGATGGGTCTGACGTGACGCTGCTCGTCCGTACCGCAGGGATGACCCCTGCTTCTGCGGAGGATCAGTGCGTCGGTGTCGCCGCCGATCCGGTGGGAGGGTTCATCTACTGGACCCAGAAGGGACCGTCGAAGGGTGGGAAAGGACGGATCCTGCGTGCCGGTCTCGAGCTTCCCTCGGGCGATTCCGCCGAGGCCCGCAGCGACATCGAGGTGCTGTGGGAAGGGCTTCCCGAACCCATCGATCTCGAACTCGACCTCGACTCGGGTGTGCTCTTCTGGACGGACCGTGGAGCCGAGCCCGACGGCAATACGCTGAACCGTGCTCCGATCCCTGCACGCGGGGAACGCGGGGCCTCGCCCGAGATCCTCGCCCGCGGATTCCGGGAGGCGATTGGTCTCGCCGTCGACCGTCGTCGGGGAGTCGCCTACGTTTCAGACCTGGGTGGATCCATCCACGAGATCGATATCGCATCGGGCGAGGATCGGGTCGTCGCGAAGTTCCCAGGAGGAGTCACCGGGATCGCCCTCGGCGACCGTCGCGAGTGA
- a CDS encoding ADP/ATP-dependent (S)-NAD(P)H-hydrate dehydratase encodes MTPAPSRRTRRSAAADAPESQSVTAEPWGESQAGAWLPAPGAADDKYRRGVLGARTGSALFPGAAVLSVAAAWRTGIGMVRYVPALDDGAAEHGLPSPAAAVLAVHPETVFGPPSDLTNCDAWIIGSGTDPDQRSASERDALLSILAGASPVVVDAGALDLVHEERPVAPAILTPHAGEFTRLWQAAGLGTKPDGWPARTRSKRARPVKTEARVAATLQLAERLGTTVLLKGSTSVTATPGGQAFLTGPATPWLATAGTGDVLAGVLGALAAAQSDAIREDPELLGAIGASAAVVHDIAARLAAGAIGETTGGSSGHASAGSPITATDVIAAAPEAVARVRATRPTTSRRRHQQSAG; translated from the coding sequence GTGACTCCGGCGCCCAGTCGCCGAACGCGCCGAAGTGCCGCCGCGGACGCACCGGAATCCCAGTCCGTCACGGCAGAGCCCTGGGGCGAATCGCAGGCGGGAGCGTGGTTGCCCGCGCCTGGCGCGGCCGATGACAAGTACCGGCGCGGCGTGCTCGGTGCCCGCACCGGGTCAGCGCTCTTCCCCGGGGCGGCGGTGCTGAGTGTCGCGGCCGCCTGGCGCACGGGAATCGGCATGGTGCGGTACGTGCCCGCCCTGGACGACGGCGCTGCGGAGCATGGGCTGCCCTCGCCAGCAGCCGCGGTGCTGGCAGTGCACCCCGAGACCGTCTTCGGTCCCCCGTCCGACCTCACGAACTGCGACGCCTGGATCATCGGTTCCGGTACCGACCCGGACCAGCGGTCTGCTTCGGAGCGCGACGCGCTCCTGTCCATCCTCGCCGGCGCTTCCCCGGTGGTCGTCGATGCGGGTGCGCTCGACTTGGTGCACGAGGAGCGCCCGGTCGCGCCGGCGATCCTGACACCTCACGCCGGAGAGTTCACGCGGCTCTGGCAGGCGGCGGGGCTCGGAACGAAGCCCGACGGGTGGCCGGCCCGCACCCGGAGCAAGCGGGCCAGGCCGGTGAAGACGGAGGCCAGGGTCGCTGCGACACTGCAGCTCGCCGAGCGTCTCGGAACGACGGTGCTGCTCAAGGGGTCAACGTCGGTCACCGCGACTCCGGGCGGGCAGGCGTTCCTGACCGGACCGGCCACGCCGTGGCTCGCGACCGCGGGCACCGGGGATGTCCTTGCCGGAGTGCTGGGTGCGCTGGCAGCTGCGCAGAGCGACGCGATCCGTGAGGATCCCGAGCTCCTCGGAGCGATCGGCGCCTCGGCCGCGGTCGTGCACGACATCGCCGCACGGCTGGCGGCCGGTGCGATCGGCGAGACGACGGGCGGGAGCTCGGGTCACGCATCCGCCGGCTCTCCGATCACGGCGACCGACGTGATCGCTGCGGCCCCTGAGGCGGTGGCGCGGGTGCGCGCGACGCGGCCGACGACGTCACGACGTCGCCATCAGCAGTCTGCGGGGTAG
- a CDS encoding phospho-sugar mutase → MAEFDPSERPLIERARAWAAQDPDPETRRETERLIAAVEAGDDEATLELDDAFGGRLAFGTAGLRGALGPGPRRMNRAVVIQTTAGFAEFLLERAGRGETSSPPSIVIGYDGRVNSDVFARDVAEVMAGAGISVTLFPEPVPTPATAFAVRNLDASAGVMVTASHNPPRDNGYKVYLGDADQGSQIIPPDDAAIARHIDAAAARSLDSFPLAEDYRVAGPELLDAYVESTAQAVSAGSPLEGRADASLRIAYTAMHGVGSAPARRVWNLVGLPDVTVVPEQDHPDGAFSTVAFPNPEEPGALDLAFRTARDVAADLIVAHDPDADRLAIALPDPAAPEGYRRLTGNQLGFLLGWRAAERHRALHGDAPGALACTIVSSPALSVVADDYGLEYAETLSGFKWVSRVPHLVFGFEEALGYLTHPDVVHDKDGISASADVIALAAELATEGRTLADLLDEATERFGHFSSGQLTVRLDSADAVAALAEVVRSSPPTEFGGVAIERTSDLLTPGLAAQPANVLRYDLADGSRVMIRPSGTEPKLKVYIDTFSDTGSARERRKAADAALAGLEIAVQAFLDESVAS, encoded by the coding sequence ATGGCAGAATTCGATCCGAGCGAGCGCCCACTGATCGAGCGGGCACGCGCGTGGGCCGCACAGGATCCTGACCCGGAGACCCGCCGGGAGACCGAGCGACTGATCGCCGCGGTCGAAGCCGGAGACGACGAGGCGACGCTGGAACTCGACGATGCGTTCGGCGGTCGCCTCGCTTTCGGCACAGCAGGTCTGCGCGGAGCGCTCGGGCCCGGTCCGCGCCGCATGAATCGCGCGGTGGTCATCCAGACCACCGCGGGTTTCGCCGAGTTCCTGCTCGAGCGAGCCGGGCGCGGCGAAACCTCGTCACCGCCCTCGATCGTGATCGGCTACGACGGTCGCGTCAATTCTGATGTCTTCGCTCGAGATGTGGCGGAGGTCATGGCAGGGGCGGGAATTTCGGTGACGCTCTTCCCTGAGCCGGTCCCGACTCCCGCGACGGCGTTCGCAGTTCGCAACCTGGACGCGTCCGCCGGCGTCATGGTGACTGCGAGCCACAATCCACCCAGGGACAACGGCTACAAGGTGTACCTCGGGGACGCCGATCAGGGCTCTCAGATTATCCCCCCGGACGACGCGGCGATCGCGAGGCACATCGACGCCGCCGCCGCACGTTCGCTCGACAGCTTCCCGCTGGCGGAGGATTACCGGGTCGCCGGCCCGGAGCTGCTCGATGCGTACGTCGAATCGACGGCGCAGGCCGTGTCCGCGGGGTCGCCGCTGGAGGGGCGTGCGGACGCATCGCTCCGCATCGCCTACACCGCGATGCACGGTGTCGGATCGGCACCCGCGCGGCGCGTCTGGAACCTGGTCGGCCTCCCTGACGTGACCGTCGTACCGGAGCAGGACCATCCGGACGGCGCCTTTTCCACGGTGGCCTTCCCGAATCCCGAAGAACCAGGCGCCCTCGACCTCGCGTTCCGCACCGCTCGCGATGTCGCGGCGGATCTCATCGTGGCCCACGACCCGGATGCCGACCGGCTCGCCATTGCGCTCCCCGACCCCGCGGCGCCAGAGGGCTACCGCCGGCTGACCGGCAACCAGCTCGGCTTCCTGCTCGGCTGGCGCGCGGCCGAACGGCACCGCGCCCTGCACGGCGATGCCCCCGGCGCACTCGCGTGCACCATCGTCTCGTCCCCCGCGCTCAGCGTCGTCGCCGATGACTACGGACTCGAGTACGCGGAGACGCTCTCCGGTTTCAAGTGGGTCTCCAGGGTCCCGCACCTCGTCTTCGGTTTCGAGGAGGCGCTCGGGTACCTCACCCATCCCGATGTGGTCCACGACAAGGATGGCATCTCGGCGAGCGCCGATGTCATCGCGCTCGCCGCGGAACTCGCCACCGAGGGGCGCACGCTCGCCGACCTACTGGATGAGGCCACCGAGCGATTCGGGCACTTCTCGAGCGGGCAGCTCACGGTGCGACTCGATTCGGCGGACGCCGTCGCGGCGCTCGCCGAGGTGGTGCGCTCGTCTCCCCCGACGGAGTTCGGAGGAGTCGCGATCGAGCGGACGAGCGATCTCCTGACTCCGGGACTCGCTGCCCAGCCGGCAAACGTACTCCGGTACGATCTCGCGGACGGTTCCCGGGTGATGATCCGCCCGAGCGGCACGGAGCCGAAGCTGAAGGTGTACATCGACACCTTCAGCGATACGGGGAGTGCCCGCGAGCGCCGGAAGGCGGCCGATGCAGCGCTCGCCGGCCTCGAGATCGCGGTCCAGGCCTTCCTCGACGAGTCGGTGGCATCGTGA
- a CDS encoding MFS transporter → MTSSAPAQPVAPAAPRNSRSRVILASLIGTTIEFYDFYVYATAAVLVFPHLFFPSENETTALLASFATFGAAMLARPLGAVFFGHLGDRIGRKTTLVASLLTMGIATFLIGLLPTHASIGAGAAMLLLLMRLAQGFAIGGEWSGAALIATENAPEGKRAWYGTFPQLGAPLGFIIANLLFYGINLALADPANPGQPSEAFLSWGWRIPFLFSAVMVIVGLWVRLKLVESSAFERTKTQGRVKRMPLAEAFKFHWKGLILGTFAMLATYVLFYLMTSYTLTFGTRPADADVPGLGYTYNSFILMLVFGVVFFGIFTLVSGPLADRFGRRRTLMVVTSAIILFGFTFVPLLGSDNTAVVMFFLALGFTLMGLTFGPMGAFLPEMFPTNVRYTGSAISYNVSSILGAALAPIVAVWLWTMAEGSPGLVGLYLSGAAVLTLISLILTKETKSVNMED, encoded by the coding sequence GTGACTTCTTCCGCCCCCGCCCAGCCCGTCGCGCCCGCCGCGCCCCGGAACTCGCGATCGCGAGTCATCCTCGCGAGCCTCATCGGCACGACGATCGAGTTCTACGACTTCTACGTCTACGCGACGGCGGCCGTCCTCGTCTTCCCCCACCTCTTCTTCCCGTCCGAGAACGAGACGACCGCACTGCTCGCGTCGTTCGCCACGTTCGGCGCAGCGATGCTTGCTCGCCCCCTCGGCGCGGTGTTCTTCGGCCACCTGGGTGACCGCATCGGCCGGAAGACGACGCTGGTCGCTTCGCTCCTGACCATGGGCATCGCGACCTTCCTCATCGGTCTGCTGCCGACTCACGCGTCGATCGGCGCAGGGGCCGCCATGCTCCTGCTACTCATGCGACTCGCGCAGGGGTTCGCCATCGGAGGCGAATGGTCGGGCGCCGCTCTGATCGCGACCGAGAACGCTCCTGAGGGTAAGCGCGCCTGGTACGGCACGTTCCCGCAGCTCGGCGCTCCGCTCGGCTTCATCATCGCGAACCTCCTGTTCTACGGAATCAACCTCGCACTCGCCGATCCGGCGAACCCGGGTCAGCCGTCCGAGGCCTTCCTTTCCTGGGGCTGGCGCATTCCGTTCCTCTTCTCTGCCGTGATGGTGATCGTCGGCCTCTGGGTCCGCCTGAAGCTCGTCGAGTCCAGCGCGTTCGAGCGCACGAAGACCCAGGGGCGCGTGAAGCGCATGCCGCTCGCCGAGGCGTTCAAGTTCCACTGGAAGGGCCTGATTCTCGGCACCTTCGCGATGCTCGCCACGTACGTGCTCTTCTACCTCATGACCTCCTACACGCTGACGTTCGGCACCCGACCCGCTGATGCTGATGTGCCGGGGCTCGGATACACGTACAACTCCTTCATCCTCATGCTCGTGTTCGGCGTGGTCTTCTTCGGTATCTTCACCCTGGTCTCGGGGCCGCTCGCCGATCGCTTCGGCCGTCGCCGGACGCTGATGGTCGTGACGTCGGCGATCATCCTCTTCGGCTTCACGTTCGTCCCGCTGCTCGGCAGCGACAACACCGCCGTCGTGATGTTCTTCCTGGCGCTCGGGTTCACGCTCATGGGTCTCACGTTCGGCCCGATGGGCGCGTTCCTCCCCGAGATGTTCCCCACGAACGTCCGGTACACGGGCTCCGCGATTTCGTACAACGTCTCGTCAATCCTCGGCGCAGCGCTCGCCCCGATCGTCGCTGTCTGGCTGTGGACGATGGCCGAGGGCAGCCCCGGCCTCGTCGGCCTGTACCTCTCCGGTGCCGCTGTACTGACTCTGATCTCGCTGATCCTGACGAAGGAGACGAAGTCGGTCAATATGGAGGATTGA